Proteins co-encoded in one Kribbella qitaiheensis genomic window:
- a CDS encoding aminoglycoside phosphotransferase family protein, producing MHADEAEIDEALVLRLVAAQFPQWAGLPVSEIPSSGTVNAMFRLGDSLTVRLPRIKGGVCDIATEWEWLPRFAEVLPVEIPAPVGRGEPGEGYPWIWSVQRWIPGTVPARGDEVLARELASFVRAFRRIDFTGGPLAHRGGPLVEQDFETRDALGKLEGWIDTSVATAAWESALAAAPAFSDGWVHGDLMPSNLLVADGRLTAVLDFATAGTGDPACDLIPAWNLLSGSARDAFREALEVDDDAWNRGRGRALSMALI from the coding sequence ATGCATGCCGACGAGGCCGAGATCGACGAAGCGCTCGTACTGCGGTTGGTCGCGGCCCAGTTTCCCCAGTGGGCCGGGCTGCCGGTGAGCGAGATTCCGTCGAGCGGCACCGTGAACGCGATGTTCCGGTTGGGGGACTCGCTGACGGTCAGGCTGCCTCGGATCAAGGGCGGCGTCTGCGATATCGCGACCGAGTGGGAGTGGTTGCCGCGGTTTGCGGAGGTGCTGCCGGTGGAGATTCCGGCGCCGGTGGGGCGCGGGGAGCCGGGGGAGGGCTATCCGTGGATCTGGTCCGTGCAGCGCTGGATTCCGGGGACCGTGCCTGCCCGTGGCGATGAGGTGCTGGCGCGGGAGCTGGCTTCGTTCGTGCGGGCGTTCCGGCGGATCGACTTCACGGGCGGGCCGTTGGCTCATCGCGGTGGGCCGTTGGTGGAGCAGGACTTTGAGACCCGTGACGCGTTGGGGAAGTTGGAGGGCTGGATCGACACCTCTGTGGCGACGGCTGCCTGGGAGTCCGCGTTGGCGGCTGCTCCTGCGTTTTCCGACGGCTGGGTGCATGGGGATCTGATGCCGTCGAACTTGCTGGTGGCCGACGGACGGCTTACCGCAGTACTGGATTTCGCTACTGCTGGGACGGGGGATCCGGCCTGCGATCTGATTCCGGCGTGGAATCTGCTGTCGGGGTCGGCGCGGGACGCCTTTCGGGAGGCCTTGGAGGTTGATGATGACGCCTGGAATCGCGGCCGGGGGCGGGCGTTGTCGATGGCGTTGATCTAG
- a CDS encoding phospholipase D family protein, with translation MSDWFLTPGERGNPATDIDRDGSWTAGNLVRPLVHGAVYFQRLYDELCALRVGDQVYFTDWRGDADETMYPDGPTIGTVLCDLARSGIEIRGLLWRSHSDHLSFNAQENARLGAELNEAGAEVLLDQRVRRLASHHQKLFVIRHRDAADRDVAFVGGIDLSHQRRDDERHLGDPQQAPMDPRYGDRTPWHDIALEIRGPVVGDLLRTFVERWDDPHPLDRRTPYRVLVQRKERMPRHPSKLPEAFPDPPEAGQHAVQVLRTYGHKRPGFPFAPKGEYSIARAYRKAFGRARRLIYLEDQYLWSSVVAEGICTALERSPELRVIAVVPRYPDADGRVTGPPARYAQLQAMDAMRAVAPDRVAVYNLENAGGVPIYVHAKVCVVDDEWFTCGSDNFNRRSWTNDSELTCAVVGEGLARSLRSELWAEHLGAEPVLDPPEGFAQWAETAAALDGWHAAGRVGPRPAGQIRVHRPVPVRGLAAVWSRLMSDHVYDPDGRPRAMRRRDEF, from the coding sequence ATGAGCGACTGGTTCCTGACGCCCGGCGAACGGGGCAACCCCGCGACCGACATCGATCGCGACGGTTCGTGGACCGCCGGGAACCTGGTCCGGCCGCTCGTGCACGGCGCGGTCTACTTCCAGCGCCTGTACGACGAACTTTGTGCGCTGCGAGTTGGCGATCAGGTGTATTTCACCGATTGGCGCGGTGACGCCGACGAGACGATGTACCCGGACGGGCCCACGATCGGCACGGTGTTGTGCGACCTGGCGCGCTCGGGGATCGAAATACGGGGCCTGCTCTGGCGGTCGCATTCGGATCACCTGTCGTTCAATGCGCAGGAGAACGCACGGCTGGGGGCGGAGCTCAACGAGGCCGGCGCCGAGGTGCTGCTCGATCAGCGGGTCCGGCGGCTGGCGTCGCATCATCAGAAGCTGTTCGTGATCCGGCATCGGGATGCCGCTGATCGCGATGTCGCCTTTGTCGGTGGGATCGATCTGAGTCATCAGCGGCGCGATGACGAGCGGCATCTGGGTGATCCGCAGCAGGCGCCGATGGATCCGCGGTACGGCGATCGGACGCCGTGGCATGACATCGCACTGGAGATCCGTGGTCCGGTTGTGGGCGATCTGCTGCGGACGTTCGTGGAGCGGTGGGACGATCCGCATCCGCTCGACCGGCGGACGCCGTACCGGGTGCTGGTCCAGCGCAAGGAGCGGATGCCGCGGCATCCGTCGAAGCTGCCGGAGGCGTTCCCGGATCCGCCTGAGGCAGGGCAGCACGCAGTACAGGTGTTGAGGACGTACGGGCACAAGCGTCCTGGATTTCCTTTTGCGCCCAAGGGTGAATACAGCATCGCGCGGGCGTATCGGAAGGCTTTCGGGCGGGCGCGGCGGTTGATTTATCTCGAGGACCAGTATCTGTGGTCGTCGGTTGTTGCCGAGGGCATCTGTACTGCGTTGGAGCGGTCGCCGGAGTTGCGCGTGATCGCGGTCGTGCCGCGGTATCCGGATGCGGACGGGCGAGTGACGGGTCCGCCGGCTCGTTATGCGCAGTTGCAGGCGATGGATGCGATGCGGGCCGTGGCACCTGACCGGGTTGCCGTCTACAACCTGGAGAACGCCGGCGGGGTGCCGATCTATGTGCACGCGAAGGTTTGCGTGGTGGACGACGAGTGGTTCACCTGTGGGTCGGACAACTTCAATCGGCGGTCGTGGACGAACGACAGCGAGCTGACGTGTGCGGTGGTCGGGGAAGGGCTCGCGCGTTCTTTGCGGTCGGAACTCTGGGCTGAGCATCTTGGGGCGGAGCCGGTGCTGGATCCGCCGGAGGGTTTCGCGCAGTGGGCCGAGACTGCGGCGGCGTTGGATGGTTGGCATGCTGCCGGCCGGGTCGGTCCGCGGCCGGCCGGCCAGATCCGGGTCCATCGACCGGTGCCGGTGCGTGGGCTGGCGGCTGTGTGGTCACGTCTCATGAGCGATCATGTCTATGATCCGGACGGTCGTCCGCGGGCGATGCGGCGGCGGGACGAGTTCTGA